A stretch of Eleutherodactylus coqui strain aEleCoq1 chromosome 2, aEleCoq1.hap1, whole genome shotgun sequence DNA encodes these proteins:
- the PALM3 gene encoding paralemmin-3 — translation MGETQIYSQRLHGITEKRRILGEVDYIQRELELQKVKLQQLKRKSLRDRWLMDGMVPAPGAETENPLSETEDKIKKLEDELEGLQLQLLYLENPEMKIQNLKKQQGSNLQEPIVNGDQSQQTSDLKAPTPDEREIKNDIQVVKQEKNLQSNGEDEKQGEAVDPTQLDPTPSKNVVVRHPIPAPRGIRISGNYLMEKNQDQISPDQKPDIVDQRNEEEHDKDIQNLNRSLEPQDDGSVILGPSEEQKGLNRSLEPQDDGSVNLGPSEEQKDESPDQELVSTDQDVLNQDSEFVDKRLEIEEENVEHLTKRLEHVDLSFNAEGPNVDDSQLSVANEDGRNDLDNEYDMVKVILFGGSEEHESEIQPSPVMGKQCEDQDEPFVKANLGDNSQDVEEKSVLVSIIQDQNEEITIPVGNQEQNEEYTLPRCQVVPVDPVPVLIGHDRDQDLESTSFPVHQSPVLLSSDQEHSTPLPCNDPDPNISLPCEDLVSQVQISQVVVISIPEHTSSGELVQPSSNSQQGPSTDHLHQPRTTEASTPAEGQPLLHKPPGTDAQAGERATNTAETRDKNPPVKKKSCQCCVVM, via the exons GAAAAGCGCAGGATTCTGGGTGAGGTGGACTACATTCAGAGGGAGCTGGAACTGCAGAAAGTGAAGCTGCAGCAACTTAAG AGGAAGTCTCTGCGGGATCGATGGCTCATGGATGGCATGGTCCCTGCTCCAGGTGCAGAAACAGAAAATCCTCTGAGTGAGACAGAAGATAAAATAAAGAAGCTGGAAGATGAGCTGGAGGG CCTCCAGTTACAGCTGCTTTATTTGGAAAACCCAGAAATGAAAATCCAAAACCTGAAGAAGCAGCAG GGGTCAAACCTGCAGGAACCAATTGTAAATGGTGACCAAAGCCAGCAGACCTCTGACCTGAAAGCCCCGACCCCTGATGAGAGAGAAATTAAAAACGATATACAAGTAGTCAAACAAGAAAAAAACTTACAGTCTAATGGAGAAGATGAAAAACAGGGAGAAGCTGTCGACCCAACACAGCTAGATCCTACACCAAGTAAGAATGTGGTGGTAAGACATCCCATACCAGCTCCTCGCGGCATAAGAATTTCAGGAAATTATCTGATGGAGAAGAACCAAGACCAAATATCTCCAGATCAGAAACCTGATATTGTAGACCAAAGAAACGAAGAAGAACATGACAAGGACATTCAGAATTTAAATCGTAGTCTAGAACCTCAGGATGATGGCTCTGTAATTCTTGGTCCAAGTGAGGAACAAAAAGGTTTAAATCGTAGTCTAGAACCTCAGGATGACGGCTCTGTAAATCTTGGTCCAAGTGAGGAACAAAAAGATGAAAGCCCTGACCAGGAACTTGTGTCTACAGACCAAGATGTTTTAAACCAGGATTCCGAATTTGTAGACAAAAGACTGGAGATTGAGGAGGAAAACGTGGAGCATCTCACTAAGAGACTGGAACACGTGGATCTTAGCTTCAATGCAGAAGGTCCTAACGTGGATGACTCACAACTAAGTGTAGCAAATGAAGACGGAAGGAATGACTTGGACAATGAATATGACATGGTCAAAGTAATACTGTTTGGTGGAAGTGAAGAACATGAGAGTGAGATACAACCATCTCCAGTTATGGGGAAACAGTGTGAGGACCAAGATGAACCATTTGTGAAGGCCAACTTGGGCGACAATAGCCAAGATGTAGAAGAGAAGTCAGTGTTGGTATCAATTATTCAAGATCAGAATGAAGAGATTACAATACCAGTTGGAAATCAAGAGCAAAATGAAGAATATACACTCCCAAGATGCCAAGTGGTACCTGTTGACCCTGTGCCTGTATTGATAGGTCATGACAGAGACCAAGATTTGGAGTCAACCTCATTTCCTGTACACCAAAGCCCAGTACTATTGTCCTCCGACCAGGAACACAGTACACCACTGCCATGTAATGACCCAGATCCCAACATATCACTGCCATGTGAGGACCTAGTTAGTCAAGTTCAGATATCCCAGGTAGTAGTCATATCAATCCCGGAACACACATCTTCTGGAGAACTAGTCCAGCCTTCTTCCAACTCTCAACAGGGTCCATCAACCGACCACCTTCACCAACCTAGGACAACTGAAGCAAGCACTCCGGCAGAAGGCCAGCCCCTCTTGCACAAACCACCAGGGACTGACGCCCAAGCAGGTGAACGTGCGACTAACACAGCAGAGACACGGGATAAGAACCCACCTGTGAAAAAGAAGAGTTGTCAGTGCTGTGTGGTCATGTGA